Proteins found in one Rahnella aquatilis CIP 78.65 = ATCC 33071 genomic segment:
- a CDS encoding LysR family transcriptional regulator → MLNLQRLEIFVAVVNAGSFTGGAASLGLTKAVVSFNVKQLESETGVALLTRSTRRLALTGSGERFYQRCQNLLQEAESVLDDVRRDHGGLSGQLRITSTPEYGARVVVPALAAFCVLHPQLRIQHVASSHHDDLIAGRFDLAIRLGQLTDSSHHAAALGRFGIMPVASPAFLREQANISTLDQLAASRWIAHSRLPLPMNWPVTDAQGKQNPFRVTTPPAIVADSASALLAFALAGAGVALLPDWLVQPEIDGQRLCHLLPDHRFAPQGIFALYPHTRHVPEKVRRFIDFMQSRLAELPARAKI, encoded by the coding sequence ATGCTGAATTTGCAGCGGCTGGAGATTTTCGTCGCGGTGGTTAACGCAGGCAGTTTTACCGGCGGAGCAGCCTCGCTCGGGCTGACCAAAGCGGTAGTCAGTTTCAATGTTAAGCAACTGGAAAGTGAAACCGGCGTCGCACTGCTGACCCGCAGCACCCGGCGGCTGGCGCTGACGGGATCAGGTGAACGCTTTTATCAACGCTGTCAGAATTTATTGCAGGAAGCTGAATCGGTGCTCGACGACGTGCGTCGTGATCACGGTGGCCTGAGCGGTCAGTTGCGGATCACCAGTACGCCGGAATACGGCGCGCGCGTGGTGGTTCCGGCGCTGGCGGCATTTTGTGTCCTGCATCCGCAACTGAGGATCCAGCACGTTGCCTCTTCACACCATGACGACCTGATCGCCGGACGTTTTGATCTGGCGATCCGCCTCGGCCAGCTCACCGACTCCAGCCATCATGCCGCCGCACTCGGGCGTTTCGGTATAATGCCGGTGGCTTCTCCGGCCTTTTTGCGTGAACAGGCTAACATCAGTACGCTGGATCAGCTGGCCGCAAGCCGGTGGATCGCCCACAGCCGCCTGCCGTTACCCATGAACTGGCCGGTCACTGATGCTCAGGGAAAACAAAACCCGTTTCGCGTAACGACTCCGCCCGCCATTGTGGCCGACAGTGCCTCGGCGTTGTTAGCCTTTGCGCTGGCAGGCGCAGGTGTCGCCCTGCTGCCGGACTGGCTGGTGCAGCCGGAAATCGACGGGCAGCGTTTATGTCATTTGCTGCCCGATCATCGGTTTGCGCCACAGGGCATTTTCGCCCTGTATCCCCACACCCGCCACGTACCGGAAAAGGTGCGAAGATTTATTGATTTTATGCAAAGCAGGCTGGCGGAGCTCCCTGCGCGAGCTAAGATTTAA
- a CDS encoding GNAT family N-acetyltransferase, which translates to MIIETSRLLLRPVTAEDIHAFFAIYGDPQTNLFNPRGPLPDIAAAQEKLNGWLGEWQENGYGHWAIAHNHQPDHIIGFGGLGIREGYENHRVFLGYRFATTAWGKGLATEFASAVLNIGFKKLGIPRISATVRENHLASQRVLEKIGMQKVGFEGDPVHGTGSYLYRQTGQRAVSDSSLS; encoded by the coding sequence ATGATTATCGAAACATCGCGGTTGCTGTTGCGGCCTGTTACGGCTGAGGATATTCACGCATTTTTTGCTATTTACGGCGATCCGCAAACGAATCTGTTTAACCCGCGCGGGCCATTACCAGACATCGCGGCGGCGCAGGAAAAACTGAACGGCTGGCTGGGGGAATGGCAGGAAAACGGTTACGGGCACTGGGCCATTGCGCACAATCATCAACCGGATCATATTATCGGTTTCGGCGGCCTGGGTATCCGCGAAGGCTACGAAAATCATCGTGTGTTTCTCGGCTATCGTTTTGCGACAACGGCATGGGGAAAGGGGCTGGCGACGGAGTTTGCCAGCGCAGTGCTCAACATTGGTTTTAAGAAACTGGGCATACCACGAATTTCGGCTACCGTGCGGGAAAATCATCTGGCTTCACAGCGCGTTCTGGAGAAAATCGGTATGCAGAAAGTGGGCTTCGAGGGCGATCCGGTGCATGGCACGGGCAGTTACCTTTACCGGCAGACCGGCCAGCGTGCAGTCAGCGACTCATCGCTCAGCTGA
- the ycgZ gene encoding regulatory protein YcgZ, which translates to MRQNRHNGMSPDTSHSLYSQVFSEEETLGRVVVEILEAGKNLNRKALCSKLLNRVEAAGSEEEEKHYMKLIRLVLERDS; encoded by the coding sequence ATGCGTCAGAACAGGCACAACGGAATGTCTCCGGACACGTCTCATTCCTTATATAGCCAGGTCTTTTCTGAAGAGGAAACCCTGGGGCGCGTTGTGGTTGAAATTCTTGAGGCAGGAAAGAACCTCAATCGCAAAGCTTTATGTTCAAAACTTTTAAATCGTGTTGAAGCGGCTGGCAGTGAAGAAGAGGAAAAGCATTATATGAAGCTTATCCGTCTGGTGCTTGAGCGTGATTCATGA
- a CDS encoding biofilm development regulator YmgB/AriR family protein gives MIRKVIDSSESHMLNSSDSMKSNSSQPMTDSVGNSEDYSYFNHTGELFLSETEVLGAAIRAILAEKGKVTNKAIILHLITQLECTSDVVQLDILRSALEMVVGMTPPDSGV, from the coding sequence ATGATAAGAAAAGTCATTGATTCATCAGAGAGTCATATGCTGAATTCCAGCGATTCGATGAAATCAAACTCATCCCAGCCAATGACAGACTCTGTTGGTAATTCAGAAGATTACAGCTATTTTAACCATACAGGTGAACTGTTTTTGAGTGAAACCGAAGTGTTGGGTGCCGCTATCCGTGCCATTTTGGCCGAAAAAGGTAAAGTGACAAATAAAGCCATTATATTACACCTGATTACACAGCTTGAATGCACCTCTGATGTGGTGCAGTTGGATATTCTGCGTAGTGCGCTGGAAATGGTGGTAGGTATGACGCCCCCTGATTCCGGCGTCTGA